In the genome of Streptomyces collinus, one region contains:
- a CDS encoding cryptochrome/photolyase family protein, with amino-acid sequence MTVAVVLFTSDLRLHDHPPLRAALNSADEVVPLFVRDPAVHAAGFDVPNRVAFLADCLADLDSSLRRRGGRLVVRTGPVAREVRAVTAECGATEVHMAAGVTGYAHRREERLRADLGAGGIALRVHDSVVTAVAPGRVTPVGSDHFAVFTPYMRRWSREPLRDLLPAPRAVRVPEAVRGEEPPARAGVADVSPDLPAGGESAGRDRFARWADTGLSRYEERHDDLAGDATSRLSPYLHFGALSPVDVVRRAREKGGAGADAFVRQLCWRDFHHQVLAARPEASVQDYRTRGDRWRGEEEAAEDIAAWREGRTGYPVVDAGMRQLRHEGWMHNRARLLVASFLTKTLYVDWRIGARHFLRYLVDGDLVNNQLNWQWVAGTGTDTRPHRVLNPVLQGKRYDPDGTYVRRWVPELADVGGAAVHEPWRLPADERAGLRYPAPLLDLGEGLARFRQARGRD; translated from the coding sequence ATGACCGTCGCGGTCGTCCTGTTCACCTCGGACCTGCGCCTGCACGACCATCCGCCGCTGCGCGCAGCCCTGAACTCGGCGGACGAGGTCGTGCCCCTGTTCGTCCGCGACCCCGCCGTCCACGCCGCCGGATTCGACGTGCCCAACCGCGTCGCGTTCCTCGCCGACTGCCTGGCCGACCTCGACTCCTCGCTGCGCCGGCGCGGCGGACGGCTGGTCGTGCGCACCGGGCCGGTCGCCCGGGAGGTCCGGGCGGTCACCGCCGAGTGCGGCGCCACGGAGGTGCACATGGCCGCGGGCGTCACCGGCTACGCCCACCGCCGGGAGGAGCGGCTGCGCGCGGACCTGGGCGCCGGCGGCATCGCGCTGCGGGTGCACGACAGCGTGGTCACCGCCGTGGCACCGGGGAGGGTGACACCGGTCGGCTCGGACCACTTCGCCGTGTTCACCCCGTACATGCGCCGCTGGTCCAGGGAGCCGCTGCGCGACCTCCTGCCGGCGCCGCGTGCGGTGCGGGTCCCCGAGGCGGTGCGCGGCGAGGAGCCGCCCGCGCGCGCGGGGGTGGCGGACGTGTCGCCGGATCTGCCGGCCGGCGGGGAGAGCGCGGGGCGCGACCGGTTCGCCCGGTGGGCGGACACCGGCCTGTCCCGGTACGAGGAACGGCACGACGACCTGGCCGGTGACGCGACCTCACGGCTGTCGCCGTACCTCCACTTCGGGGCGCTCTCGCCGGTGGACGTCGTCCGGCGGGCCCGTGAGAAGGGCGGCGCCGGGGCGGACGCGTTCGTCCGTCAGCTGTGCTGGCGCGACTTCCACCACCAGGTCCTCGCCGCCCGGCCCGAGGCGTCCGTCCAGGACTACCGCACCCGGGGCGACCGGTGGCGCGGCGAGGAGGAGGCCGCCGAGGACATCGCCGCGTGGCGGGAGGGCCGCACCGGCTACCCGGTGGTCGACGCGGGCATGCGCCAGCTGCGCCACGAGGGCTGGATGCACAACCGGGCCCGGCTGCTGGTGGCGAGCTTCCTGACCAAGACGCTGTACGTGGACTGGCGGATCGGCGCCCGGCACTTCCTGCGGTACCTGGTGGACGGCGACCTCGTCAACAACCAGCTGAACTGGCAGTGGGTCGCCGGCACCGGCACCGACACCCGCCCCCACCGCGTCCTCAACCCCGTCCTCCAGGGCAAGCGCTACGACCCGGACGGCACGTACGTACGGCGCTGGGTGCCCGAACTGGCGGACGTCGGCGGCGCCGCGGTGCACGAGCCCTGGCGGCTGCCGGCGGACGAGCGGGCCGGGCTCCGCTATCCGGCGCCGCTCCTCGATCTCGGCGAGGGCCTGGCCCGCTTCCGGCAGGCCCGTGGCCGCGACTGA
- a CDS encoding polyprenyl synthetase family protein, whose protein sequence is MLGPRPTVAGSAETHHAPLTAPGATRAMEAVLERVLEDRLRQARDTDAVFSREMAERVAAFVRRGGKRLRTAFVWCGWRAAGGSGDAGAVLSTGAALELLQACALIHDDVMDGSPLRRGAAAVHVDFARDHPAGQAGGSAGPFGTSAAVLAGDLALAWADDLLTETALTSPHGQRLHEEWRAMRTEMVAGQYRDLRAQASGSSGAEEALTIAVLKSARYTVARPLALGAALAGADARTVGALRAAGRCAGLAFQLRDDLLGAFGDPALTGKPADEDLRSRKLTPLLAAAVRLAEATGDRDAAAVLAPDAEARPGHTVDRMRAALERTGARAEVEARIADLAATGLRHFEATGAATGVRREFAALVERASGLAPRHAEELV, encoded by the coding sequence ATGCTTGGACCGCGGCCGACGGTGGCCGGATCGGCGGAGACGCATCACGCCCCGCTCACCGCTCCGGGGGCCACGCGCGCCATGGAGGCGGTGCTGGAGCGGGTGCTGGAGGACCGGCTGCGGCAGGCCCGCGACACCGACGCGGTGTTCTCCCGCGAGATGGCCGAGCGCGTCGCCGCGTTCGTCCGGCGGGGCGGCAAGCGGCTGCGTACGGCGTTCGTGTGGTGCGGCTGGCGGGCCGCGGGCGGCTCGGGCGACGCGGGCGCGGTCCTGAGCACGGGGGCGGCCCTCGAACTGCTCCAGGCCTGCGCCCTCATCCACGACGACGTGATGGACGGGTCACCGCTGCGCCGCGGTGCCGCCGCGGTGCACGTGGACTTCGCCCGGGACCACCCGGCCGGCCAGGCGGGCGGCTCCGCCGGGCCGTTCGGGACGTCGGCCGCCGTGCTCGCGGGCGACCTGGCGCTGGCGTGGGCGGACGACCTGCTGACGGAGACGGCGCTCACCTCGCCGCACGGCCAGCGGCTGCACGAGGAGTGGCGGGCCATGCGCACCGAGATGGTCGCCGGGCAGTACCGCGACCTGCGTGCGCAGGCGAGCGGCTCGTCCGGCGCCGAGGAGGCGCTGACCATCGCCGTCCTGAAGAGCGCCCGGTACACGGTCGCGCGGCCCCTGGCGCTGGGCGCGGCACTGGCCGGCGCGGACGCCCGCACCGTGGGCGCGTTGCGGGCCGCAGGCCGGTGCGCGGGGCTCGCCTTCCAACTGCGCGACGACCTCCTCGGGGCCTTCGGCGATCCGGCGCTGACCGGCAAACCGGCCGACGAGGATCTGCGCTCCCGCAAGCTCACCCCACTCCTCGCCGCCGCCGTCCGGCTCGCGGAGGCCACCGGCGACCGGGACGCCGCCGCCGTGCTCGCCCCGGACGCGGAGGCCCGGCCGGGGCACACCGTCGACCGGATGCGGGCGGCGCTGGAGCGGACGGGTGCCCGGGCCGAGGTGGAGGCGAGGATCGCGGACCTGGCGGCCACCGGGCTGCGGCATTTCGAGGCGACCGGCGCCGCCACGGGTGTGCGGCGGGAGTTCGCCGCCCTGGTCGAGCGGGCCTCGGGCCTCGCCCCGCGCCACGCGGAGGAGCTCGTATGA
- a CDS encoding SDR family oxidoreductase gives MATDGRRLHCLVTGASGYIGGRLVPELLQEGHSVRCLARSPGKLRDHPWASHAETVRGDVTDPESLASAMRGIDVAYYLVHALGSGSGFEDTDRAAARIFAEQARAAGVRRIVYLGGLTPRGVPEGELSPHLRSRAEVGQIFLDSPVPATVLRAAVVIGSGSASFEMLRYLTERLPVMVTPSWVHTRTQPIGVRDVLRYLVGSATMPDDVDRAFDIGGPDVLTYRDMMRRYAAVAGLRRRFIVPVPVLTPRLSSHWVGLVTPVPASLARPLTESLRHEVVCGEHDIARYVPDLPGRPLPFDEALALALRRVREAQVSTRWSSASVPGAPSDPLPTDPDWAGGSLYQDERQRPVDASRAALWKVVEGIGGDNGWYSSPLAWAVRGWLDRFAGGVGLRRGRRDTERLRVGDSLDFWRVEEIEPGRLLRLRAEMRLPGLAWLEMYAETDEKGRTRYRQRALFHPRGLLGHAYWWSVAPFHSVVFGGMARNIARAASEGTGGRRGASRIRRARERRSVREQRTQPAPPHQE, from the coding sequence ATGGCGACGGACGGGCGGCGGCTGCACTGCCTGGTCACCGGGGCGTCCGGATACATCGGCGGGCGCCTGGTGCCGGAACTGCTCCAGGAGGGCCACAGCGTCCGGTGTCTGGCCCGCTCCCCCGGCAAACTCCGCGACCACCCCTGGGCGTCTCACGCCGAGACGGTCCGGGGGGACGTCACGGACCCGGAGTCGCTCGCCTCGGCGATGCGCGGGATCGATGTCGCCTACTACCTGGTGCACGCCCTCGGCTCCGGCTCCGGGTTCGAGGACACCGACCGCGCCGCCGCCCGGATCTTCGCCGAACAGGCCCGGGCGGCCGGCGTACGGCGGATCGTCTACCTCGGCGGGCTCACGCCGCGTGGCGTCCCCGAGGGGGAGCTCTCCCCGCACCTGAGGTCCCGGGCCGAGGTGGGGCAGATCTTCCTCGACTCGCCCGTGCCCGCGACCGTGCTGCGGGCCGCCGTCGTCATCGGCTCGGGTTCGGCGTCGTTCGAGATGCTGCGCTACCTCACCGAACGCCTGCCCGTCATGGTCACCCCCAGCTGGGTGCACACCCGCACCCAGCCCATCGGCGTTCGGGACGTGCTGCGCTACCTCGTCGGGTCGGCCACCATGCCGGACGACGTCGACCGGGCCTTCGACATCGGCGGGCCGGACGTCCTCACCTACCGCGACATGATGCGACGCTACGCCGCCGTCGCCGGACTGCGGCGGCGGTTCATCGTGCCGGTCCCGGTCCTCACCCCACGGCTGTCCAGCCACTGGGTCGGCCTGGTCACGCCGGTGCCCGCCTCGCTCGCCCGGCCGCTGACCGAGTCGCTGCGGCACGAGGTCGTCTGCGGCGAACACGACATCGCCCGGTACGTGCCGGACCTCCCGGGCCGGCCGCTGCCGTTCGACGAGGCGCTGGCCCTGGCGCTGCGCAGGGTGCGCGAGGCGCAGGTCTCCACGCGCTGGTCCTCGGCGTCGGTGCCCGGGGCGCCCAGCGACCCGCTGCCCACCGACCCGGACTGGGCGGGCGGCAGCCTCTACCAGGACGAACGGCAGCGGCCGGTCGACGCGTCCCGGGCCGCGCTGTGGAAGGTCGTCGAGGGCATCGGCGGCGACAACGGCTGGTACTCCTCCCCTCTGGCCTGGGCGGTCCGCGGCTGGCTGGACCGGTTCGCGGGCGGGGTCGGGCTGCGCCGCGGCCGACGGGACACCGAGCGGCTGAGGGTCGGCGACTCGCTGGACTTCTGGCGGGTCGAGGAGATCGAACCGGGTCGTCTGCTGCGGCTGCGCGCCGAGATGCGGCTGCCCGGCCTCGCCTGGCTGGAGATGTACGCCGAGACCGACGAGAAGGGCCGCACCCGCTACCGGCAGCGGGCCCTGTTCCATCCGCGCGGCCTGCTCGGCCACGCCTACTGGTGGAGCGTCGCCCCGTTCCACTCCGTCGTGTTCGGCGGCATGGCGCGCAACATCGCGCGGGCCGCGTCCGAGGGCACCGGCGGACGCCGCGGCGCCTCGCGCATCCGGCGGGCCCGCGAGCGGCGAAGTGTCCGGGAGCAACGCACGCAACCCGCACCACCGCACCAGGAGTGA
- a CDS encoding phytoene desaturase, with product MRTVTGPTDHVVVVGAGLSGLACALHLLGAGRRVTLVERDAGPGGRAGRARLGDYLVDTGPTVLTMPHLADAAFAAVGESLGRHVELLPLHPAYRAGFADGTSLDVHTDGDAMEAEVRRFAGPAEAAGYRRLREWLERLYRAQMRRFIDTNFDSPFQLAHPDLARLAALGGFGRLDGRIGRFLSDARLRRVFSFQALYAGVAPARALAAYAVIAYMDTVAGVWFPKGGMHALPRAMADVAAGAGAELRWSAEVSALERSAGRVRAVRLASGERIPCDAVVLTCELPAAHRLLGRAPRRPVRLRHSPSAVVLHAGTDRTWPHLAHHTLSFGAAWERTFDELTRTGALMSDPSLLITRPTTHDASLAPPGRHLHYVLAPCPNTAVGPSAAAWRDLGPRYRDSLVAELERRGLDGFADSVEEELLVTPLDWTAQGHAAGSPFSVSHTFAQTGPFRPRNLVRGLDNVVLAGCGTTPGVGVPTVLISGKLAAARVTGGPGRRSPASRPRPAVREVPSTPTGAGAHDPT from the coding sequence ATGAGGACGGTGACGGGACCGACGGACCATGTGGTCGTGGTGGGCGCCGGCCTGTCCGGGCTGGCGTGCGCGCTGCATCTGCTGGGCGCCGGCCGCCGGGTGACACTCGTCGAACGGGACGCCGGCCCGGGCGGAAGGGCCGGGCGGGCACGGCTCGGCGACTACCTGGTGGACACCGGGCCGACCGTGCTGACGATGCCGCATCTGGCCGACGCGGCGTTCGCGGCGGTCGGCGAGAGCCTCGGCCGGCACGTCGAGCTGCTGCCCCTTCACCCCGCCTACCGGGCCGGTTTCGCGGACGGGACCTCGCTCGACGTGCACACCGACGGCGATGCCATGGAGGCGGAGGTGCGGCGCTTCGCCGGACCGGCGGAGGCGGCGGGCTACCGCAGGCTGCGGGAGTGGCTGGAGCGGCTGTACCGGGCGCAGATGCGCCGTTTCATCGACACCAACTTCGACTCGCCGTTCCAGCTGGCGCATCCGGATCTGGCCCGGCTCGCGGCGCTCGGCGGCTTCGGACGTCTCGACGGCAGGATCGGCCGCTTCCTCTCCGACGCCCGTCTGCGCCGGGTCTTCTCCTTCCAGGCCCTGTACGCCGGGGTGGCCCCGGCCCGGGCGCTGGCGGCCTACGCGGTGATCGCCTACATGGACACGGTGGCCGGTGTCTGGTTCCCCAAGGGCGGCATGCACGCGCTGCCCCGGGCGATGGCGGACGTGGCGGCCGGGGCCGGTGCCGAGCTGCGCTGGTCGGCCGAGGTGAGCGCGCTGGAACGCTCCGCGGGCCGGGTGCGGGCGGTCCGGCTCGCCTCGGGTGAGCGCATCCCGTGCGACGCGGTGGTGCTGACCTGCGAACTGCCCGCCGCGCACCGGCTGCTGGGCCGGGCACCCCGGCGTCCGGTACGGCTGCGGCACTCGCCGTCCGCGGTGGTCCTGCACGCGGGGACCGACCGCACCTGGCCCCACCTCGCCCACCACACGCTGTCCTTCGGCGCCGCGTGGGAGCGCACCTTCGACGAACTGACCCGGACGGGGGCGCTGATGAGCGACCCGTCGCTGCTGATCACCCGTCCGACGACGCACGACGCCTCCCTGGCGCCGCCGGGCCGTCACCTCCACTACGTCCTGGCGCCCTGCCCCAACACGGCCGTCGGCCCCTCCGCCGCCGCCTGGCGGGACCTCGGCCCGCGCTACCGCGACAGCCTGGTCGCCGAGCTGGAACGCCGCGGCCTGGACGGGTTCGCGGACAGCGTCGAGGAGGAACTGCTGGTGACCCCGCTCGACTGGACGGCCCAGGGCCACGCGGCGGGCAGCCCCTTCTCCGTGTCCCACACCTTCGCCCAGACCGGGCCCTTCCGGCCGCGCAACCTCGTGCGCGGGCTGGACAACGTGGTGCTCGCCGGCTGCGGGACGACACCCGGGGTCGGCGTACCGACCGTGCTGATCAGCGGCAAGCTCGCCGCCGCCCGGGTCACGGGCGGCCCGGGACGCCGCTCTCCGGCCTCCCGCCCGCGCCCGGCCGTACGGGAGGTCCCGTCCACCCCGACCGGAGCAGGTGCCCATGACCCGACGTGA
- a CDS encoding MarR family winged helix-turn-helix transcriptional regulator, which translates to MSGSGAPTASLPADDPTGLQSFAVLLRRMNSEFNRIAQEFAQAQGLHLTDMQALIAILDADSDPEAGGEPMTPGRLRGQLNLTSGAVTACLDRLERAGHIRRVRDAGDRRVVHLHYADAARGLARDYFRPLARSTDAARGRFSPEELEVVVRFLAEMNAELGLLRRDPG; encoded by the coding sequence ATGAGCGGCTCCGGTGCACCCACGGCATCTCTTCCGGCGGACGACCCCACGGGGTTGCAGTCCTTCGCCGTTCTCTTGCGCCGGATGAACAGCGAGTTCAACCGCATCGCCCAGGAGTTCGCCCAGGCGCAGGGGCTGCACCTCACCGACATGCAGGCCCTGATCGCGATCCTGGACGCCGACTCCGACCCGGAGGCCGGGGGCGAGCCCATGACGCCGGGCCGTCTGCGGGGTCAGCTCAATCTCACGTCCGGCGCGGTGACCGCGTGCCTCGACCGGCTGGAGCGGGCCGGGCACATCCGCCGCGTCCGGGACGCCGGCGACCGCCGGGTGGTGCACCTGCACTACGCCGACGCGGCCCGGGGCCTGGCCCGGGACTACTTCCGCCCCCTGGCCCGGAGCACCGACGCGGCCCGGGGCCGTTTCAGCCCCGAGGAGCTGGAGGTGGTCGTCCGGTTCCTCGCCGAGATGAACGCGGAACTGGGCCTGCTGCGCCGGGACCCCGGCTGA
- a CDS encoding phytoene/squalene synthase family protein, giving the protein MTRRELDAAGITDPGLRAAYTRCRQLNARHGRTYFLATRLLPLERRSAVHALYGFARWADDIVDDLDRHRTPDEPGLLLTRLEGELAHTLRTGGGTEPVVRAVADTADRYGIDVTLFADFLVSMRADLTVTDYPTYADLRAYMHGSAAVIGLQLLPVLGTVVPREEAAVHAAALGVAFQLTNFLRDVGEDLDRGRVYLPADLLAAHGVDRPLLEWSRRTGRHDPRIRAALVAAEALTRDVYREAEPGIAMLDPRVRPCIRTAFTLYGGILDAIARHDYTVLHRRAVVPRRRRAATAAAGVLKVAGARWRAAPAAAPAALERKGPGRE; this is encoded by the coding sequence ATGACCCGACGTGAACTGGACGCAGCGGGGATCACCGACCCCGGCCTGCGTGCCGCATACACCCGATGCCGGCAGCTCAACGCGCGCCACGGCCGGACCTACTTCCTGGCCACCCGCCTGCTGCCACTGGAGCGCCGCTCGGCGGTGCACGCGCTGTACGGCTTCGCCCGCTGGGCCGACGACATCGTCGACGACCTGGACCGGCACCGGACCCCCGACGAGCCCGGCCTGCTGCTGACGCGGCTGGAGGGCGAGCTCGCCCACACGCTGCGCACCGGCGGCGGGACCGAACCGGTGGTCCGGGCCGTGGCCGACACCGCCGACCGGTACGGCATCGACGTGACGCTGTTCGCCGACTTCCTCGTCTCGATGCGCGCAGACCTGACCGTCACCGACTACCCGACCTACGCCGACCTGCGGGCCTACATGCACGGATCGGCGGCGGTGATCGGCCTTCAGCTGCTGCCCGTGCTCGGCACGGTCGTCCCGCGCGAGGAGGCCGCTGTGCACGCGGCGGCCCTCGGGGTGGCGTTCCAGCTCACCAACTTCCTGCGGGACGTGGGCGAGGACCTGGACCGCGGCCGCGTCTACCTGCCCGCTGACCTGCTTGCCGCCCACGGCGTGGACCGGCCGCTGCTGGAGTGGAGCCGGCGCACCGGACGCCATGACCCGCGCATCAGGGCGGCCCTCGTCGCGGCCGAGGCCCTGACCAGGGACGTGTACCGGGAGGCGGAACCGGGCATCGCGATGCTCGACCCGCGGGTGCGCCCCTGTATTCGCACCGCGTTCACGCTGTACGGCGGCATCCTCGACGCGATCGCGCGGCACGACTACACCGTGCTGCACCGTCGTGCGGTGGTGCCGCGCCGCCGGCGGGCGGCCACCGCCGCGGCGGGGGTCCTGAAGGTGGCCGGCGCGCGATGGCGCGCGGCACCCGCGGCGGCCCCCGCCGCACTGGAACGGAAGGGACCGGGTCGTGAGTGA
- a CDS encoding MMPL family transporter, translated as MSTAQRWARRLVPLVLLLVWLGVGGTLGPYAGKLGEVASNDQAAFLPRSAESTRVLEARAAFDRSETVPAIVVWTADGERFTKERQAEAGRAVAALAGKPGVVGRPSPALLSDDREAIQVVVQLEPDLGDELPTVLDAVREAAGAVPDTTAQIAGPAASQADLSDAFAGIDGLLLGVALGAVLLILLLVYRSVLLPFLIILGSVFALGLACAVVYALADRDVVRVDGQVQGILSILVIGAATDYALLLAARFREELALRGDRFGAATAAVRRSFGAITASAATVALGLLALLASDLTNNRALGPVGAIGICCAVLTTLTFLPAALALLGRTAYWPSRPKPPEESGEGSGVWRRVARTVNGRPRRTWAVTALVLAVFAAFSPSLSSKGVPLDEIFVNDAPSVAAQTTLGAHFPGGSGNPAVIIADAGRTAEVTAAARSTEGVASAGAVSASGRPGAGEPLAVDGRVRIDATLEAAADSDAAKETVERLRARVHAVPGADALVGGYTAQQYDTQQTAARDRTVIVPIVLAVILLILMLLLRSLLVPVLLVATVGLNFLATLGVSALVFQNLLGFSGTDASVPLYGFVFLVALGVDYNIFLMSRVREEALAHGNRQGVLRGLTTTGGVITSAGVVLAATFAALMVIPLAFLVQIAFIVAFGVLLDTLVVRSLLVPALMIDIGPRAWWPSALARDEPVRSGGGTPSG; from the coding sequence ATGAGTACCGCACAGCGTTGGGCCCGGCGGCTCGTACCGCTCGTTCTGCTGCTCGTCTGGCTGGGGGTGGGCGGAACGCTCGGTCCCTACGCGGGCAAGCTCGGCGAAGTGGCCAGCAATGACCAGGCCGCCTTCCTGCCGCGGAGCGCCGAGTCCACCCGGGTGCTCGAAGCCCGCGCGGCCTTCGACCGGTCCGAGACCGTCCCGGCGATCGTGGTCTGGACGGCGGACGGGGAGCGGTTCACGAAGGAACGGCAGGCCGAGGCCGGCCGTGCCGTCGCCGCGCTCGCCGGGAAGCCCGGCGTCGTGGGCCGCCCGTCGCCCGCCCTGCTCTCCGACGACCGCGAGGCGATACAGGTCGTCGTCCAGCTGGAGCCCGACCTGGGCGACGAACTGCCCACCGTCCTCGACGCGGTGCGCGAGGCGGCCGGGGCCGTGCCGGACACCACGGCGCAGATCGCCGGGCCCGCGGCCAGTCAGGCCGATCTGTCGGACGCGTTCGCGGGCATCGACGGACTGCTGCTCGGCGTGGCCCTCGGCGCCGTGCTGCTGATCCTGCTGCTGGTGTACCGGAGCGTGTTGCTGCCCTTCCTGATCATCCTGGGGTCGGTCTTCGCGCTGGGCCTCGCCTGCGCGGTGGTCTACGCACTGGCCGACCGGGACGTGGTCCGGGTCGACGGACAAGTCCAGGGCATCCTGTCGATCCTGGTGATCGGCGCCGCCACCGACTACGCCCTGCTGCTGGCCGCGCGCTTCCGTGAGGAACTCGCCCTGCGCGGGGACCGCTTCGGGGCCGCGACGGCCGCCGTACGCCGCTCGTTCGGCGCCATCACCGCCAGCGCCGCCACCGTCGCGCTCGGCCTGCTGGCCCTGCTCGCGAGCGACCTCACCAACAACCGCGCCCTCGGGCCGGTCGGCGCCATCGGCATCTGCTGCGCCGTGCTCACCACGCTCACCTTCCTGCCGGCCGCGCTGGCCCTGCTGGGCCGCACCGCCTACTGGCCGTCCCGGCCGAAGCCCCCGGAGGAGTCCGGGGAGGGCAGCGGCGTGTGGCGCCGGGTCGCGAGGACGGTGAACGGCCGGCCGCGGCGGACCTGGGCGGTGACGGCGCTCGTGCTGGCCGTCTTCGCGGCCTTCTCGCCCTCCCTGTCCTCCAAGGGCGTGCCGCTCGACGAGATCTTCGTGAACGACGCGCCCTCGGTGGCCGCGCAGACGACGCTCGGTGCGCACTTCCCCGGCGGGTCCGGCAACCCGGCCGTCATCATCGCCGACGCCGGCCGGACCGCCGAGGTGACGGCCGCCGCGCGCAGCACAGAGGGCGTGGCCTCCGCCGGCGCCGTCTCCGCCTCCGGACGGCCCGGGGCGGGCGAGCCGCTCGCGGTCGACGGGCGGGTGCGCATCGACGCCACCCTGGAGGCCGCCGCGGACAGCGACGCGGCCAAGGAGACCGTCGAGCGGCTGCGCGCGCGGGTGCACGCGGTGCCCGGGGCGGACGCCCTGGTCGGCGGGTACACGGCGCAGCAGTACGACACCCAGCAGACCGCCGCCCGGGACCGGACGGTCATCGTGCCGATCGTGCTCGCCGTCATCCTGCTGATCCTGATGCTGCTGCTGCGTTCCCTGCTCGTGCCGGTGCTGCTGGTCGCGACCGTGGGGCTCAACTTCCTGGCGACGCTGGGCGTGTCGGCGCTGGTCTTCCAGAACCTCCTCGGGTTCAGCGGGACGGACGCCTCGGTGCCGCTGTACGGCTTCGTGTTCCTGGTGGCGCTCGGCGTCGACTACAACATCTTCCTGATGTCCCGGGTCCGGGAGGAGGCGCTCGCGCACGGCAACCGGCAGGGTGTGCTGCGCGGGCTGACCACGACCGGCGGGGTGATCACCTCGGCGGGTGTCGTGCTCGCCGCGACGTTCGCGGCGCTGATGGTGATCCCCCTGGCGTTCCTGGTGCAGATCGCGTTCATCGTCGCCTTCGGGGTGCTGCTCGACACGCTCGTGGTGCGCTCGCTGCTGGTGCCCGCGCTGATGATCGACATCGGGCCCCGGGCGTGGTGGCCGAGCGCCCTCGCCCGCGACGAGCCGGTGAGGTCCGGCGGCGGTACTCCCTCCGGCTGA
- a CDS encoding S8 family peptidase, whose protein sequence is MAVMRTPRRTSRRRLAALGATATAALVASLVSALPAGAAPAAAEGRIQYEGAANAVAGSYVVTLKSEKAASAEGRALAHKYGADIERTYTKALNGYEVEASASEAKRLAGDPAVASVVQNRTFSITGTQPSPPSWGLDRIDQKSLPLNSSYTYPDSAGEGVTAYVIDTGVRITHGDFGGRASYGYDAVDNDNTAQDGHGHGTHVAGTVAGSAYGVAKKAKVVGVRVLNNSGQGTTAQVVAGIDWVARNAVKPAVANMSLGGPGDTAIDTAVRNAITSGVTFVVAAGNESTNASTRSPARVTEAVTVGATTSSDAKASYSNYGTVLDLFAPGSSITSAWSTSDSATNTISGTSMASPHVAGAAALHLAANPTATPAQVSAALTSAATTGVVTSPGTGSPNRLLYVGGGTTTPPGPRFENTADQAIADNATAESPVTVSGVSGNAPSALAVEVHIVHTYIGDLQVQLIAPDGTAYTLKAYGTGGSADNIDTTYTVNASSEAANGTWKLRVSDNARYDTGRIDAWALQF, encoded by the coding sequence ATGGCAGTGATGCGTACTCCCCGCAGAACCTCCCGGCGAAGACTGGCCGCGCTCGGCGCGACGGCCACCGCGGCCCTCGTCGCGAGCCTCGTCTCCGCCCTCCCCGCCGGCGCCGCCCCGGCCGCCGCCGAAGGGCGCATACAGTACGAGGGCGCCGCGAACGCCGTCGCCGGCAGCTACGTCGTCACCCTGAAGTCGGAGAAGGCCGCTTCCGCCGAGGGCCGCGCGCTCGCGCACAAGTACGGCGCCGACATCGAGCGGACGTACACCAAGGCCCTGAACGGCTACGAGGTCGAGGCGTCCGCGTCCGAGGCGAAACGTCTCGCCGGCGACCCGGCCGTCGCCTCCGTCGTGCAGAACCGGACGTTCTCGATCACCGGGACGCAGCCCAGCCCGCCGTCCTGGGGCCTGGACCGCATCGACCAGAAGAGCCTGCCGCTGAACAGCTCGTACACCTACCCGGACTCCGCCGGCGAGGGCGTCACCGCGTACGTCATCGACACCGGCGTCCGCATCACCCACGGCGACTTCGGCGGACGCGCCTCCTACGGCTATGACGCCGTCGACAACGACAACACCGCCCAGGACGGCCACGGCCACGGCACGCACGTCGCCGGCACGGTCGCCGGAAGCGCCTACGGCGTCGCCAAGAAGGCCAAGGTCGTCGGCGTCCGGGTACTCAACAACTCCGGCCAGGGCACGACCGCCCAGGTCGTCGCCGGCATCGACTGGGTCGCCCGGAACGCGGTCAAGCCGGCCGTGGCGAACATGTCCCTCGGCGGGCCCGGCGACACGGCCATCGACACGGCCGTGCGCAACGCCATCACCTCCGGCGTCACCTTCGTGGTCGCGGCCGGCAACGAGTCCACCAACGCCTCGACCCGGTCCCCCGCACGGGTCACCGAGGCCGTCACGGTCGGTGCCACGACGTCGAGCGACGCCAAGGCGAGCTACTCCAACTACGGCACCGTCCTTGACCTGTTCGCGCCCGGCTCGTCCATCACCTCGGCCTGGAGCACGAGCGACTCGGCGACCAACACCATCTCCGGCACGTCGATGGCGAGCCCGCACGTCGCCGGCGCCGCCGCCCTGCACCTGGCAGCCAACCCCACGGCCACACCCGCGCAGGTCTCCGCCGCGCTGACGTCCGCCGCCACCACCGGCGTCGTCACCAGCCCCGGCACCGGTTCACCCAACCGGCTCCTGTACGTCGGCGGCGGTACGACCACCCCGCCCGGCCCGCGCTTCGAGAACACCGCCGACCAGGCCATCGCCGACAACGCCACCGCCGAGTCCCCGGTGACGGTCTCCGGCGTCTCCGGCAACGCCCCCTCGGCCCTGGCCGTCGAGGTGCACATCGTCCACACCTACATCGGTGACCTCCAGGTCCAGCTGATCGCCCCCGACGGCACGGCGTACACGCTGAAGGCGTACGGCACCGGCGGCAGTGCGGACAACATCGACACCACGTACACCGTGAACGCCTCCTCGGAGGCCGCGAACGGCACGTGGAAGCTGCGCGTGAGCGACAACGCCCGCTACGACACCGGGCGGATCGACGCCTGGGCGCTCCAGTTCTGA